The genomic stretch GAAAACTCCGACGAAAAATGATATCCTCATCAAACTGTTCAACAACTTCATCAGCAACCATTCCGAGTATAAAAATAGGTTGCCAATCGTCACCGAAACACTCCTGCAAACCGTCCTCAAAACCGTCAACATGAAGGTGCGCGGCAAAGAAATTGTTGACCTAATTATGAAAAGATACGCGCTGATTCAGAAATAAAACCTAAAGAAAAATCGACCTGCGAGGCTAACTTGCAGGTCGATTTTTCTTAAAAAGTTTTGAAGTTTTAGGTAAGGGGACTTAGGGTTTCTCCCTAACAAATATCACTGTTTTTCGCTGCGCGGAGTAAAAACAGTCTGCTTGTATAGTCGTGACATATTAAAAAAGAAATCTTTATGTCAGTTCTGAACAAGCAGTGCGTTTTTACTCCTACCCGTAAAAACACGCTCGCAAGGGACACCCTTGAACCTGATACAAACAGAAGATTAATAGAAGTAAATTTATTGTCGAACTTTAGTTGAAGAATTACAAAAATATGGTATAATAAATATGTATAGAAAAGTTGTACAGAAATAATTTGGAAGTAATTGTTTTTTCTATTAATATGCAGTTTGTGAGGTTGAACGATAATATGGCAAAAAACAACGCTAACATCGGGTTTGAAAAACAGATTTGGGATGCCGCCTGTGTGTTATGGGGGCATATTCCTGCGGCTGAATACAGAAAGGTTATCGTAGGTTTGATTTTCCTGCGTTACATTTCCTCTGCGTTTGAGAAGCGATACAATGAGCTTGTCGCCGAAGGTGACGGGTTTGAGGACGAGCCGGACGCATACCTGATGGAAAACATCTTTTTTGTTCCCGAAAAAGCGCGCTGGTCAACTATCTCTGCCGCAGCGCACACTCCGGAAATCGGCACTGTCATAGATGATGCTATGCGAGCCATCGAGGACGAGAACAAAACGCTGAAAAATGTTCTTCCCAAAAACTATGCAAGCCCCGATCTCGACAAGCGAGTGTTGGGTGACGTCGTTGACCTGTTCACCAATATGGATATGTCCGACACCGAGGACAGCAAGGACTTGCTCGGCAGGACATATGAATACTGCATCGCTCAGTTTGCAGCATACGAGGGCGTAAAGGGCGGCGAGTTCTACACACCGTCAAGCATTGTAAAAACCATTGTTGCCATTCTCAATCCGTTTGAAAATTGCCGTGTATATGATCCCTGCTGCGGCAGCGGCGGTATGTTTGTACAGAGCGCAAAGTTTATCCAGGCGCACAGCGGCAATCGTGGCAACATTTCCGTTTACGGTCAGGAGAGCAACGCCGATACCTGGAAGATGGCAAAGATGAATATGGCGATCCGTGGAATCGACGCCGATTTCGGACCGTATCACGCCGATACCTTCTTTAATGATTTACATAAAACGCTCAAAGCGGATTTCATCATGGCGAATCCGCCGTTCAATCTTTCCAACTGGGGACAGGACAAGCTCAAGGATGACGTGCGCTGGAAATACGGCACACCCCCTGCCGGTAACGCCAACTATGCTTGGATTCAGCATATGATTCATCACCTTGCTCCAAACGGTAAGATCGGTTTGGTGCTGGCGAATGGCGCGCTTTCTACACAGTCGAGCGGCGAGGGTGAGATTCGCAAGAATATCATCGAAGCGGATTTGGTAGAAGGCATTGTCGCTATGCCTACCCAGCTTTTCTACAGTGTTACCATTCCCGTTACGCTCTGGTTTATCAGCAAGAACAAAAAGCAAAAGAGCAAGACGCTCTTTATCGACGCCCGCAAAATGGGCTATATGGTAGACCGCAAGCACCGCGACTTTGACGACAAGAAGGATATTCAGAAGTTAGCCGACACCTTCCACGCCTTTCAAGACGGAACATTAGAGGAAGTCAAGGGCTTTTCCGCTGTGGCAACAACACAGGAGATCGCCAAGCAGGATTATATCCTCACACCCGGTCGCTATGTCGGAATCGAGGAACAGGAGGACGACGGCGAACCGTTTGGCGAAAAGATGAAACGCCTGACCTCTGAGCTTTCGGAAATGTTCAAGAAATCGCACGAGCTCGAAGATGAAATCAGAGAGAAGTTGGGGGCGATTGGATTTGAAGTATAATATATGGAAAGATTGTAGACAAATTCCTCTACCTAAATTATTAGATTTCATCGTAGATAATCGTGGAAAAACCGTACCAACGGTTAATCAAACTGAGGCTTGTAATATAGTTTTGATTGCTACAAACTGTATTAGAAATGAAAACCTTTACCCTGTTTATGAAAAGATCCGGTATATTTCAGAAGAAACATATAAAACTTGGTTTAGATCACATCCGGTTTCTGGAGATATTTTATTCGTAAACAAAGGCACGCCAGGACGAGTTTGTTTTTGTCCTGATAAAATTGATTTTTGCATTGCTCAGGATATGATGGCTTTTAGGGTTAATTCAAACAAATTGTATAATAAGTATTTGCTTTCCGTCCTTAGAAGTAGGGTAATACAAGAGCAAATCCGGATTACGAGTGTTGGAGATACAATCCCTCATTTTAAAAAAGACTTTCTAAAAGATCTGTATATACCTGTTCCTCCTATGGAAATACAAAGAATTATTGGAGACTATTATTTTAAGTTATCGCAAAAAGTTGAAATAAATAAAAAGATAAATGAAAATTTAGCGGCTTAAATCTTAACCTCAGACACGTCAAGCTCCCCGCTCATTAGTTTTGGTAAGAGTG from Ruminococcus bovis encodes the following:
- a CDS encoding type I restriction-modification system subunit M; its protein translation is MAKNNANIGFEKQIWDAACVLWGHIPAAEYRKVIVGLIFLRYISSAFEKRYNELVAEGDGFEDEPDAYLMENIFFVPEKARWSTISAAAHTPEIGTVIDDAMRAIEDENKTLKNVLPKNYASPDLDKRVLGDVVDLFTNMDMSDTEDSKDLLGRTYEYCIAQFAAYEGVKGGEFYTPSSIVKTIVAILNPFENCRVYDPCCGSGGMFVQSAKFIQAHSGNRGNISVYGQESNADTWKMAKMNMAIRGIDADFGPYHADTFFNDLHKTLKADFIMANPPFNLSNWGQDKLKDDVRWKYGTPPAGNANYAWIQHMIHHLAPNGKIGLVLANGALSTQSSGEGEIRKNIIEADLVEGIVAMPTQLFYSVTIPVTLWFISKNKKQKSKTLFIDARKMGYMVDRKHRDFDDKKDIQKLADTFHAFQDGTLEEVKGFSAVATTQEIAKQDYILTPGRYVGIEEQEDDGEPFGEKMKRLTSELSEMFKKSHELEDEIREKLGAIGFEV
- a CDS encoding restriction endonuclease subunit S — translated: MKYNIWKDCRQIPLPKLLDFIVDNRGKTVPTVNQTEACNIVLIATNCIRNENLYPVYEKIRYISEETYKTWFRSHPVSGDILFVNKGTPGRVCFCPDKIDFCIAQDMMAFRVNSNKLYNKYLLSVLRSRVIQEQIRITSVGDTIPHFKKDFLKDLYIPVPPMEIQRIIGDYYFKLSQKVEINKKINENLAA